The Salmo trutta unplaced genomic scaffold, fSalTru1.1, whole genome shotgun sequence sequence cacaacataactgactggctcaaacgcattaaggaaagaaattccacaaataaacttttaagaaggcaaacctgttcattgaaatgcattccaggtgactacctcatgcatctggttgagagaatgccaagagtgtgcaaagctgtcatcaaggcaaagggtggctactttgaagaatctcaaatataaaatatatttgtttaacactttttttgattaatacatgattccatgtgttatttcatagtttatgtcttcaatattattctacaatgtagataattgtcaaaaataaagaaaaacccttgaatgaggtggTGTTGTAAAacgtttgaccagtagtgtatgtaaatgtgatttcagtttttttatattctaaaattctaaaaaactgtttttgctttgtcattatggggtagtgtgtgtatattgatgagggggggacgatttaatcaatttagaacacttctgtaatgtaacaaaatgtggaaaaagtcaaggggtctcaatactttccaaAGGAAAAAGCTTtttctgtgatcgaatcaacattatatcagccccttttcaatgcaacaagccaaaacaaatctaactttgCAAGACTGAGTCTGTGATGTTGTAGGCAGAGCCAGAGCACAACAGAGTAGAATTCTATTGGCGGGAGAGTAGCCCATGAGCTGTCTTTCAATCCCCTGTAGACTATTTTTCAAAAGCTATTTGCATGTTTAAATGTTATgggatttgctccattggttttgttggtaggcctacattatgctcCAATAGCCTatctgtctaaaactgtaagagTACAGCCTCTGTTCACTGTAAACGCTGGCCGGAAGTTGCACAGCATTCTCACAACTTTCAAGTTTCCACTCACAAGACCTGAAATGTGCTCAGTGTGCCCCAACAATTGAGGGAACATTGCTCCTATCCTTCCATGCTTCATTGTGACAGCCCTGCACCCTGTGAATCATATGTTACCTTCTCATTGGAATCATAAACAGTGGAGTACTGTACTCGACTGGACACCACACAGCATCTGGACTGGAAAGAGGCATGCTGCAGGGAAAAATTTCAGAAACATGAACGTTATAGTACCACACGCAAACATCAGAAACACCACTCTTCGCTGTTCTTTATCATGGGCACATGCCGAACATCACAAAGAGGTGAAGGTTAAACGTGATGGCAGCTGTGTTTCTATTACACCAACAGCGCCCAGAATTGCTGGGTTGGAAAGAAGGCATATCCCGATATACGATAGCTGTTCAGGTCACAACGTTACATTCAAGGACGGTTTTTCATTCAAAGACGGTTACATTTAGTCATGTGGTGAAGGTTAAACCAGTTCAGGATTGTGTTATGAAGTGTAACAACTTATTAGCAAGATGCTAACGGTTTGGACGCTTTGACATTGACAGAGGAGGAATGGACGAAGCTGTACATTCTCTAATACGAATATAACTTAAACATTTATACCGCGAAATACAACATTTAAATGTCAGATAGAGTAGAGAATGCTAACATCTTACAAACGTCAAAAGAAGAGAGACGGCTGGAGAGAAGGTGTGTGAGTGACAGAGGGACTTGCTAGCTTGGCAGGCTAGCGAACAGATGTCCGATTGTGTGGTGCTAGAAACTTGCATTAAAAGCATAGATTTTCGGGTGTTTCGGTTCTGCAAGAGCTCTTCATGAATTTGAAATAACTAGCTACAAGATTAAGGCTACAATAACTGACAGCTCACCTTAGCAACAAGCACAACTCTTTGCAGGGTTGAAGTGACCATGTACGCCGCCATGTCTGTCCGGGTGAGGGGAGCGTCGTAGTGACGTATGACAGGGGCGTATGCTCCGTCTTCCAATCAAATGGAGTCACCGGACGTAGAAGGACGTCCGTAGAGCTCGAGGGGTTTCAATGGATTTCCATTTAATGGATCATACAGTAACCTAGTTTTATAATGCAAGTCTCGTCTTACTTCTTTGTCCTTCTGTTTTCTCATCTTCTCACCTGTTTTCTTAGCTTTTCAAATGATATGAACAACAATGATGTTAAGTATTATCAACATAGTAGGCATTTCGAGTGACATTTGGAATTTGTGGACTTTTACAGAGATAAGCCTAGAAGAAATCCATTATTCCTATATTTTCAAAATGTCATTTTAGTGtcatacagtagaatacagtcaTGTACAATATCAATGTATCTTCATTATTCTCTGGAAATGGGGAAAAATCTATAAAAACTGAAATGATGGAATTAGGTCTAAATCCGGGTTTATTTGGGTTAGCCTGTAGGCTTCTTTCCCCGACTCTTTTGCCGTCCTTTCCTGCTGTATAGTCTCTCGTTATTGTCCAGTGCAATGACAGGAATAAAACCAGAGTACAGCAGGCCGTGTAAACTCCAACCTGTAAGAAATGACTGgagctgtgttagaatactcatactaaccacaCTATTTGCGACGTAAATTGAGTCTGTAGTAGACGGTATGTTAgcatgggtattcgaacacagctccaGACTTTGTTCTCCTCGCTGATTTTACTCGTGttgtttgtttttaaaatggtcgaattaataaaaCTAAAGGGGTCTCATTTCAATGACCATTTTTAAAAAAACGAACAAACATGAAATAACAAAACAAGTTGTATTTCTCATAAACAATAGTTGGTGGTGATCAATCCAAGTTGTCCAGCCATATTAAGGATTAAGTCATTACTTTAAAAACCCTATTGGAGCTCCACATAAATAATGAATCATTGAATTGATGATTCTGAACAGAAGACCCATGATAATTGATGCATACATGTCATTTATCATCTTACATATCAGTGGGGTACATATACAATTTAGACTTGTATAAATTCCATATCATACTTGTTGGTGCAGGGAACCGTTTTAATGCAAAACATTTACAGAGAGACACGAATTAAAAAAGGATTTAAGACAGGCATTTTAAACATCAGATTCATTTTATTAACAAGTTACGAAACATAATGGACTTACAGCAAAACAACACAGCAACTTTATTTTTATATAAATTATGTCTCAACTGGGCATCGCAAGAGGTCGTTCATGGAGGACAACGCATGTTCAACCTGTTCAACTTCAACAAAAACTTGTTTCCAATAAAAAAATGTGCACAATTAAACTAAGGTTAACTTTGGCACttatttaaaatattttaaaatatttAATGTTCAGTCTCAAACTCCAAATCAACTATAAAAATAAGCGATCTCAAAATGACAGCGAAAGACTGATATGAGAATCATAATACTGATAATTAAGCAACCATCGAAAGAAAAATAACGTTTGTTATTTTACATAAGACATTTTCTTCTTTGGCTTTTAATGTTTTAGTGCAACGTTCTTGATTCATATTTCAATCGCGCGTAAAGCGTCCATTTAGGCCAGTCAGATGCTCATTGTATTTTTTGCCTGTTTTTCCTTCATTTTTTGCCATCGTTTTCCCGTTACTCTTGAGTGTGGTCCTCAGACATACCACTCACTGAAGTTGGACGAGAGGTTGCTGTGTCCGCTACCGAGGACCGCAGAGTCCGGGGACATGTTGCTCTGTGTCTCCGAGGCAGGGGACACTAAACTCGGGGGCGTCGAGGACTCATACCCGCTGCTGGCTCCGGGCGAAGTGTCTGCTACTGACAATGAATCATGcacctaaaataaataaaaacaaatctgtcAAAAAACACTTTCTCAAAGATGACCACAATTTCGGCACAAAAGTCTCTTTTTCCAGGAGAAGTATATTTTGGCAGAGAAAACTGACCTTCATATGTTTTCTCAGAGAGCTGGGGTGTGTGTAGGACTTGACACACTTCTTGCACAGATAGGGCTTGTCAGACGTGTGAACGTGCAGGTGTTTCTTGCGGTCACTGCTGTTGGCGAAGCGTCTGTCGCAGCCGAAGAAATCACACATGAACGGTTTCTCCCCTGGAAGACAACAGAATGAGGAGAttagtttaaatgtgtttgttgGTTTAAATACAGTCACAGTTGTTTTCAAATGTCTGATACGATTTAGTTATAGGCCCTGCCGATAAAACCCAAAGCAcatcaacaaataaaaacatgggagAGTTATGGATTATTTTTGAAGGACACAGGCAGTACACCAGCCTGGGGACATTTACCTAGAAACTTTCTAAACAACCTCACTCCATATAAAACTCAAATCAGATATCTAAAACTGACGTTTATATCCATGAGATATTCAACCTGcagacatcaaatcaaactttatttgtcacatacaacaaatgtagactttaccgtgaaatgctgaatacaacaagtgtagacctcaccgtgaaatgctcacttacaagcccttaaccaacagtgcagttcaagaagagttaagaaaatatttaccaaataaactaaagtaaaaaaagatataaaaagtaacacaacataacaataatgaggctatatttCGTTTTAAATTACCTGTGTGCGTTCTCTTGTGTATCTTTAAGTTCTCAGAGCGCGCAAAGACCTTGCTGCACGCGGGGAACGGGCACGcgaaaggcttctctccagtgtgcacCCGAATATGATTCACCAGCTTGTATTTGGCCTTGAACGATTTGTTCTCGCGCGGGCACTCTTCCCAGAAGCAAGTGTGGCTACTCTGCTCGGGCCCACCGACGTGCTCCACGGAGACGTGCGTAACCAGCTCGTGCATGGTGCCGTAGGTCTTGCCACAGCACCGGCTCGCCCCGCCGGGCTGGTCCGGATCTATCCACTTGCAGATCAACTCTTGTTTGATGCACTGCTGCCGCATGAAGCGGAAGAACGCGGctgggtgatgatggtggtgagcTGCCATGCTCATGTTGTGACCCATGGCCCCGTATTGGCCGTAAGGGTCGCTCCTTGGACCGGAAACATGGTGATACTGGTCCGCTCTCCCGAATACCTCCCCTGGTAGTCCCAACCGGCCGCCCAGCACGTTAGCAGAGCCGTGGTGCTGGTCGTGCATCCCAGGAAAGAGGAGGTGCCCATGCCCGTGGCCCTGGCCCTCTACGTGTGACTGATGGAGAGACCCAGCCATAGTCCTGAGGAGAGAGTGCTGATCGCTGGCAGGGGAAGAGTCTCCGAATCCCCGGTTGCGCAGGATAAAGTCCCGTGTGGAGTTCGCATAGGATGGGCCATACCCGGGTCCCTGGGTGGCGATGTGGACCGACTCCATAAAGCTGGGGTCTCTCTCCTGCATCTGGACTGGTGAATGCGCTGAGTGGTGCCTTTGGAACGCGCTCGCACTGACCCCTGTGCCTGATTGCTGGTGACCTCCCTCCAACAGCATCACAGCACGAGCCTGGGCTGAATGGAACGATGCGCAAAGTAAATATTTAAACTGTAGGCGTGCGTAGAAAGCGGTTCAAGAAGTGTCCAAAAGCGCTAAATAAAAATATGTTTCTTTCTCAAATGAGGACTCAATATCTTGCTGCAAAAAATATT is a genomic window containing:
- the LOC115184261 gene encoding zinc finger protein ZIC 2 — translated: MLLEGGHQQSGTGVSASAFQRHHSAHSPVQMQERDPSFMESVHIATQGPGYGPSYANSTRDFILRNRGFGDSSPASDQHSLLRTMAGSLHQSHVEGQGHGHGHLLFPGMHDQHHGSANVLGGRLGLPGEVFGRADQYHHVSGPRSDPYGQYGAMGHNMSMAAHHHHHPAAFFRFMRQQCIKQELICKWIDPDQPGGASRCCGKTYGTMHELVTHVSVEHVGGPEQSSHTCFWEECPRENKSFKAKYKLVNHIRVHTGEKPFACPFPACSKVFARSENLKIHKRTHTGEKPFMCDFFGCDRRFANSSDRKKHLHVHTSDKPYLCKKCVKSYTHPSSLRKHMKVHDSLSVADTSPGASSGYESSTPPSLVSPASETQSNMSPDSAVLGSGHSNLSSNFSEWYV